In Capsicum annuum cultivar UCD-10X-F1 chromosome 8, UCD10Xv1.1, whole genome shotgun sequence, the genomic window TCTACCTGGTCTTACTCCTGAATGTGATATTAAGTTggttattgatcttgagctgggcacctaacctatttctatggaaccttaccatAAGGCTCCTATCAAGCATAAGgaactaaattctcaactttaaGATATTCTTAGTAAGTGTTTCATTAGAttgagtgtgtctccttggggagaTCCtatgttatttttgaaaaagtaggatggttccATGCGTATGCATATTGATTATTggcatcttaataaggtgacCGTTGATGAGTGATGAATATACCACTCATGTGAGTCAAAAATTCATGCACGCTATACGATTTACAGTTATAAAGGAGACAAGTTTGTtggttaaatgcactaatttccacatttgTAGGAATACAGgtgatgagaaagaaagatgttgATTTGAGCTAAAAGGGAAAAGAAAGGTGCAAGCTGGAAGACCTTGCGCGTAATCAAGCTCAGTTACCGCGATTGTGGTCTGAGGGCCACAGTTGCATCCAGTCAATCTTTGGTCATCCGTCTGCAATTGCGATAATCTGAATGTGATTATGGTGACCACAATTGTGGGTAAGCTACTGCGACCGCATCAACATGGGTTTATTGCACAGGGGCAGAAAAAATTTGCATAGCTGGTCCCAAATCCAAAATGGGGCAAAAATACCTTCACTTGGGGATTATTGAATTCTGAAAAGGAATAACTAGAGAATTGGTGAACCCTAAAACTTAgggaaacttttatattttgaattttctaatttgatttttgtgaaattgaagtgtaaattattgttatttttcattGTCATGGATGCTATGAATGAACCTTTTGGTGTAtctcttctttttatctttatgagtagctaaacttccTTTTATTGGGATTATGTGgaactaaggtgcaattgtgtgtggattgtgatgtatttgtgtaaatTCTAGTTTGTTGGTGATGGGTTTCTCTATTGCTTGTTCTAATTAAttggggtttgtgggtgaaaacccaaaaCACCCAAAAATGGGTTtagggtgaaaaccccaaacacccaaaatgggtttgtaggtgaaaaccccaaattattGAAACCTCACATCATCCGTAAAAGAGAGATGTGGGTGAgcttttggaacccatatcatccttgaaaaaggtaTATGGGTGACAAAGCAATAGCGTAAAATAATGGATgcaattttctatgttttctctatcttagaaataagggtgaatagaGAGTTAGCTACATCATGGTCAtcttcttagaaatagggatgcccaattgagttcttaggtggttttaattgacacactcattagATACTCAAAAAGGTCAATAAGTGATATCCTTAAggtgttgttgaaaaactatCCTCAAAGatcttcaacctagcctaccatatcgtTAATAACTTGAATAGATTTTGATAGAATCACGTTAGAAATACCCCTCCccccattttaaatcatgtatttttattttgttttcactACGAGCATACCATTAGATGCCATTGACACCCATAGGTTTTGAGGACTAGACTCACTCCCCGTGGATTCTtcctcaacataagttgagctattgatAACGACCATTTACTACCACATGCCATGGTATGGGTGAGCGTTATATAAATGGAATCATAGTCGAGAAGTGAGATTTAGTTTTCACTAGTACAATATTGATAGTAGCTTTTGGTATACCCGTGTTGATTTTTATTaactttgtttgttgtttttgttcctTGTAGGTCATCATTATTCCTCCAAATTGCCATGAGCCAAGAGGGCATCATTGATAATCCATCATTTGAACATATTAAAGCAATGGATTATCTTGGTAATGAATAGCAGGCTAGTGACATTCGTATTCCTCCTTCAGGAGGAAACGGTGCATTTTATATCACAAGCGTCATGCTCTAATTACTTCATATTAAGGGTCTCTTCGGGGGAATTCACATGAGGACCCCAAATTGTATTTGAAGAACTTCGTAGAAGTTGTGCCCCTTTGACATCATCCACATATCACCAGAATCCATAAAGTTGTGTCTCTTCCCATTCTCTCTAACGGGTGAAGTGACATTGTGGCTTCGATCACTTTCAGCTTGATCAATCACCTCGTGGGCCATACTTATAGAGGAATTCTTGAATTAATACTTCCCACCATCTAATATGCTAGTATTGAAGGGCAAAATCATACTCTTTCATTAATTTCATGATGAGTCATGGTATGAAGCATGGGGGAGAGTTAAGAAGTAGCTCTTGAAATATCCTAATCACGAGATACCGGAAAAGATTATTCTCCAAGTTTTCTATAGGGCATTAGTCAAAACCAACAAAGCCATAGTGGATAATTCATTCAGGGGTCTGAGGAATTTAAAGATGGGTAAGAAAAGGTACTTGATGATGGGAAAAGATGGTTGCCAAACTATCCGGAGGGTTTCCATGTAACCTCTCAAGGGAAATGTGGGAATCAAGGTAGGAACAATGAAATTTAGGGCATACCTAAATGTGAAAGGGAGGGATGCATTAATAAAGATATTTTGATTTAAATCTTGGTCAGAGTAGAAAGGACTGACAAGAAGTGAAAGAAATGAGGAATGACTTCTCTAAGTTTCATCAAATGGTGGAATCTCATTCAACTGCCATCCAACAGCTAGAAgcaaaattgaatcaaatatcGGTGCACCTCATGGAAAGACAAAATTAAGAAGTACCGAGAGGTATGGCCACAAATGCCATTATCACTGGAAGTGGAAATATTCTGGCAAAGGCATGGAACTTGATGATGCTCCCAGCGAAAGAGAGAACAATGAGTAAATAAATGTGAAGATAAAGAGGTCAAATTATGATGAGTCAAGAACAAATGAGGTTACCTTTGAAAATTCAAAGATGAAAGAATGTCAAATTATCTCAATGCCACCCATCACAATTCCTCCCCCTTTTGCTAGACGATTCTTGAAAATTGGGGAAAATGCTAAGTTCAAAAAATTCCTTGATAAATTTAACAACCTCTCCATTAACATTTCTTTAATAGAAGCATTGCAAAATATGTcagggtatgctaaatttatgaaggaattggTCTCCAAGAAGTGGCTTGTGGGGGATGAGACAATAGAAGTGACACATCATTGTAGTTCTATTATGTCAAGCATGATGGCAAGAAATAAGAAAGACACTGGTGCCTTCACAATTCCGTGTACCATCGAAATGTTTAAGTTTGAAAAAGCCCTGTGTGACCTCGAGTCAAGTGGAAATTTAATGCCATATTCCATTTTTCACCAGCTCAGATTAGGGAAACCACAACCCACCATAATGAGATTGCTCATGTCCAATCGATCCATCAAGAAACCCATGGGAATACTTACTAATGTGCTAGTTAAAGTCAATCGGTTTATCTTCCTGGCCGACTTTGTGATCCTTGATTGTACTTTGGACCATAAAATTTCTATTATTCTTGAAAGGCCATTGTTAGCCACCGAAAAAGCATTGGTAGATATTGAATACGGAAAGATAAAGTTTTGCCTAAATAATGAAGAATCTTCTTTTAATATATGCAAGTCCATGAAACAACCAATGGATTTACAAGTCATTTCGATAGCTAATACCATTTATGGTGAGGTGAAGAATTATGTCAATGTGAGTTTGGTGGATGATCAGTTGGTAGGGATTTTGTGGAATtgtgaaagagaagaaattgaagattttgatGAATTAGTTGCATCTTTAATGGGACTTGTATCTTAGACCAATAACCCAGTAAAGTTGGACCTTGATCTTAAAAATCGGGAGAGCCAACCTACAAAACCATCCATTCTTGAGCCACCCAAAATTGAATTGAACTTGTTGACTCCTCATCTTAGATATGTGTTATTAGGGGATAGAGATACATTACCTCTCATCATTTAAAGTGATCTTGAGCCCTATCAAGAGGaatatttgaaattggtggtgaaaAGGTCCATTCAAGACAATAGATGGACAATTACGGATATTATAGAAATAGCCCCCGACATATGTTCTCATTTAATATCAAGCTAAAGCAAGATCATATTACAAGAATGGAACATCAAAGGAGGCTAAATCAACCAATGCATGAAATGGTGAAAAAGGAAATTATAAAGTGGCTTGACACGGGAGTCATCTATCCAATCTCTAATAGCACTTAGGTGAGCCCTGTGTAATATGTTCCAAAGAAAGGTGGCATTACGATAGTTGAGAATGAAAAGAATGACATTATTCTCATTTGACCAGTCATGAGGTGGCAGGTATGCATAGACTACTGGAAGTTTAACTCTTGGACCGAAAAGGACCATTTCTCTATGCCTTTTATGGACCAAATACTAGATAGGTTAGTCGAGCTAGGGTGGTTTTGATTTCTAGATGGTTACTCAGGGTACAATCAAATATGTATTGCCCCAGAAGACCAATATAAAAACTTTCACTTTCCCCTATGGTACATTTGTATTCAAGTGGATGCCATTTGGTTTGTGCAATGTGTTGGAAACTTTCCAACGTTATATGATATCAGTCTTTGTGAATATGGTTGATGATTTGATGAAAGTCTTCATGGATAATTTCTTGGTGGTAGGGAACTCCTTTGAATCATGTATTGAGTATCTAAGCAAGGTATTTGAGTGATCCAACCTTGTCCTCGATTGGGAGAAATGTGATTTCATGGTCAAGAAGGGTATTGTGTTAGGCCACAAGATCTTGGGTAAGGGAATACAAGTTGATAAAGCTAAGGTAGTGATGAGAACCAAGTTTCCACCCCCATCTACATAAAGGGTATTCAGAGTTTCCTTGTACATGTCAGGTTCTACCAGTAATTCATCATGGATTACTCCAAAATAGCTCATCCGATGTGAACGCTTCTTGAAAAGGAGGCAAAATAcaattttgatgatgaatgtttgaagtccttcaattttctcaagaggTTATTtattttggctcccattattATGGATCTAGATTAGTCATCCCTTTTtgaagttgtaataccccatatctGAAAGATCTTATGCATCATACGACTCAGTCCATTAAGTTATATATTCTTTATACGAGTCATATGTAGTGAGTCATACCCATGCCAGTATAGGGTGATTTGGGTTCTTTTTAAGGTATGATATGACCCTAGAATTCATCAAgaatcatacgagtcatatgatatAAAGTTCTGAGTTTAGCAGTATAGGATCCCTAAGATTTTTTCTAAGTTACGAGTGGGGGCTGCAAGTCGTATGGAGATATTACTACTCATAGGTTCAGACTCGTATGTTGACAAGTGCATAATCTTATGGATTCTGCCAAGCTTACAAGTTAGGAGGCCTAGTCGTAcctcaccatatgagtcatatggttaaGTCATGAAGACTAACGACCAATTTCTGAGAAATTCAATtttaaagggccttttggtcttttccccctcTACTAACTCCTAACCCATAACCTATATTCCAATAggagaattatttttctttcctttcaaaTCAATTAATAGCATCATATCTCCTCCCATCTTTAAGAACACCAATATGAGGGTTTCTCTCACCAAGTCACCTTACAAGTCCCAAAGTTCAAGCTCACTTCACAAATCAAGAAattctaggtatgtggggtttatgaacaaggttattctttcatctttgtgcccaaaaagtatgattttatggtttaatttgcttattttgaattagggttcatacctaaataACCATATTCTTCAAGTATGATACTATCAtgtgattgaaagctttaagtgcatcaaaGTTAATATATGACCATATTTTGAcccataagattcatattgtgattcgaattttcattatcttgtttggaatattgttgaaatatttcaagatgattatttAGCATGATGTTTtaatatgaatttctatgaactaaAGCATGAATTCCAATTCCTAATtacaagtattgagtttacaagaagttgacactcttaagctccattgatatgttctataaaatgatttaaagaaaagcttAATCTTTTGACCTAAagtaagacatgaaatccacaaacTATTcatcttaattatgatttaaagtaaagagaagcataactggttatCAGTCTATAAATCTTTATGTTGTTTTAAGATGAGTTTCTTAGGTATGAGCATATATGTATtcttggagtagtatttagcaccaggAAGGGAATGCGAAAGAGCGTATCCTAAATTTCTTGAAACTACGAGCCATCATAGGTTAAGCTTTTtaccaatatggatgaagtatagtgatcacttaagataaggttctattctgatggtaagggtagaacagctctccctaatATGGGTAagatgttagactccatgatagctcacatagtttatatcggttagaataATCTCCTATAAGAGAGACTAAAAGCAATGATTTTAGAATCTAAGTGTTATGGATCACTAAGATATGTAtcactaagcatatttatatgctTTGACATCCATGTTGTAAGATCTTGCATTTGCTATTTATACTCAAGTTCAAAGTgattcatttacacttagcatgcattatttgaaagtgcACGTACATATTCAACCCTTTTTTAACTATGAATTAACCCTCACAAACTTAATAAATTCCAGCGATACTAACCcgcatatatgtttatgtgctacattgtcttataatataggtttatgTGCTTTTATTTAGAAGCACGATTGACTATgggcatcatcacctacatcccaacttttggtgagtcctcatagtctgagaaCCCAACTTATCAAACTTCCTTTTAGTGATACAAGtactttagttatttgattttcatTTATGTTCGGGTCAACTGGGGTCTATCGCGGTGTCTCTCTAGTCAGTATAGAGTCTTGTCAGACTGTTTATGTTTTAAGATCAACAAGTTTCATTAAATTTCCCAAGTTAAGGACTTTCATTAAGATATGACATCGCTTACTTTTAGTTTCCATATAAATTAGTCCACTTTTCTTGTGAGTTTCAAGTAAAATAGATATCATAGGTCAGGTTAGAGCTATTCATAGCCTTGAGCATCATCTAACATCTAGGGGGTACTTATGGGGCATTACAAACCTAGTATCAGAGCCAATGTTTTAAATAAGTCCTAGGGAGTCGGACAAGTCGCGTTAAGTGGAGTCTTTATCATGaatgtgaagcgtgccacatttatgagcaagggGATATGGAACAAGTTAGGAATCATCaattctttcatgatctatcattcttACAATTTTGTCTACTTATCTTTTTACATTAAATAATATGCCTCCTCATTTAGTCAAGTCATGCAGAAATGATGATCAACTACCCCTACACGccgaccctctgaatgagaatgtatctcatgctgaattttgggatGCTTTTCAAGTGTTGTCCAAAGATATTAACACTAATGTTCGGGTAAACCAACAAGAAGCAATCCCACTTCAGCATAATGGTAACATAGCAAACACCCCAGATTCAAAAAaatatgaggatgaatccacctgacttccatgggtcaaaggtggatgagaattcccaactctttattgatgaggtgagaaagattactCAAATTATGCATGTGAGTAGATAAAAGAGTATGGATTTGGCATCTTATAGATTGAAGGATATtggttatgattgggttgttatgtagaagaaaggtaggggtgagaatgtagctcctatgagttggtaggTCCTTTAGAATGATTTTTTAGACAGGCTGTTTCCATGTGAGATAAGAGAGGTTAATTGgtagagtttatgaacctgaggcagggctctatgatagcAAAGAAATACTGCCTTAAGTTCGCTCAGTTGTCTAAATATACCCTCGTGTTGTTACCTGACTTTAGAGCTCGtgtgagtaagtttgttactatgTGTCTGATCtagtggtcaagaagtgtaggacttccatgctgattggggatatggatattgcttGGATAATGACTCATGAGCAAcaaattgaggaaaaaaagtttaaaaaaagagagaagagaaataagagagctaggactgGACAATTTTTGTATAGTCAGCCAATGTCTAGAGGGGGAATTCGTTCGTAGTTTTAGGACAATTCATCAATGActgctccatcttcagctagtgcccctgTACCTAAGACCAGGCAGAAGCAGTGGAGTAggacttcaaattcaaggtcttagAACAGCGCAGTCGGGAGTCCTAGTTATCCAACATGTGCAAAGTGTAGTAGgacccatcctggtgagtgtttgattAGCAAAGAGGGTTtctatggttgtggtaagttttTCCACAGGATCAGGGAGTGCTCGTATGCTAAGCAGGAAAGCAAGGATATTCGTCCTTAGACTCAAGCTAGTAATCCATTAGCTTAGCTAGGCCGCCCAGTTCCTCCACaaggtgcatcatctagtactgGTGGCAGTCAGTGCTAGAATCAGTTCTATGCGTTACCATCCCATTAGGAGTAGGATACTTTGCCAGATGTTTTCACTAGTATGCTTTATGTCTTTCACCTTAATGTATATGTGTTGCTAGACACAGGATCAAACCTCTCTTATGTAACT contains:
- the LOC107856954 gene encoding uncharacterized protein LOC107856954 — its product is MKECQIISMPPITIPPPFARRFLKIGENAKFKKFLDKFNNLSINISLIEALQNMSGYAKFMKELVSKKWLVGDETIEVTHHCSSIMSSMMARNKKDTGAFTIPCTIEMFKFEKALCDLESSGNLMPYSIFHQLRLGKPQPTIMRLLMSNRSIKKPMGILTNVLVKVNRFIFLADFVILDCTLDHKISIILERPLLATEKALVDIEYGKIKFCLNNEESSFNICKSMKQPMDLQVISIANTIYGEVKNYVNVSLVDDQLVGILWNCEREEIEDFDELVASLMGLVS